From a single Planococcus shenhongbingii genomic region:
- a CDS encoding AAA family ATPase codes for MSAKDRLNIVIDNIEKVIIGKRHIAELSIVAMLSQGHVLLEDVPGVGKTMLVRALAKSIGADFKRIQFTPDLLPSDVIGVSIYNPKDMEFHFRPGPIMGNIVLADEINRTSPKTQSSLLEAMEEASVTIDGVTMHIPKPFFVMATQNPIEYEGTYPLPEAQLDRFLLKIKIGYPTSREEMEVLNRSQISAPIDELQPVMSLEELLKLQEEVKLIRVDETIRSYIVDLARQTRIDPYVYLGVSPRGSIALMKASQAYAMLKGRDFVTPDDVQHLAKFVFGHRIMLRSEARYDGVTAEEITDRIMAKTRVPVQRLVGQ; via the coding sequence ATGAGCGCAAAAGACCGATTAAATATCGTTATAGATAACATAGAAAAAGTGATTATAGGCAAACGGCACATTGCAGAATTGAGTATAGTAGCCATGTTATCGCAAGGGCATGTTTTGCTTGAAGATGTGCCGGGAGTAGGGAAAACGATGCTGGTAAGGGCGCTTGCAAAATCGATAGGCGCCGATTTTAAGAGAATTCAATTCACCCCTGATTTGCTTCCGTCTGATGTCATAGGCGTTTCTATTTACAATCCGAAAGATATGGAATTTCATTTTAGACCAGGACCGATTATGGGCAATATTGTATTGGCCGATGAAATAAACCGGACTTCCCCTAAAACGCAATCCTCCCTATTAGAAGCAATGGAAGAAGCTTCCGTTACGATTGATGGCGTCACCATGCACATCCCTAAACCATTCTTTGTTATGGCAACCCAAAACCCGATTGAATACGAAGGAACGTATCCATTGCCGGAAGCGCAGCTGGACCGATTCCTTTTGAAAATAAAAATTGGCTATCCAACTTCACGGGAAGAGATGGAAGTTTTGAACCGTTCCCAAATTTCAGCCCCAATTGATGAACTTCAGCCAGTGATGTCACTTGAAGAATTATTGAAACTTCAGGAAGAAGTAAAATTGATTAGGGTAGATGAAACAATCCGAAGCTATATTGTAGATTTGGCCAGACAGACCCGGATTGATCCGTATGTCTATCTGGGGGTAAGTCCGCGGGGATCCATCGCTCTTATGAAAGCATCCCAGGCTTATGCCATGTTGAAAGGAAGGGATTTTGTCACGCCGGACGATGTGCAGCATTTAGCGAAATTTGTCTTTGGCCACCGGATTATGCTTCGTTCTGAAGCCCGGTATGACGGAGTTACTGCTGAAGAAATTACAGACAGAATTATGGCCAAGACCAGGGTGCCGGTTCAGAGGCTTGTAGGCCAATGA
- the guaA gene encoding glutamine-hydrolyzing GMP synthase, with translation MLKEQKKIVVLDFGSQYNQLITRRIREIGVYSELHPHTITAEEIKEMNATGIIFSGGPNSVYDKDAFSVDDAIFEMGLPILGICYGMQLMALHLNGKVEKAQNREYGKAELKLIKESKLFKELPEEQIVWMSHGDLVTAAPPGFDVIGTSAGCPIASMADESRGFYGVQFHPEVRHSIYGNELLRQFVFDVCGMTDDWSMENYIELEIEKIREEVGDKKVLCALSGGVDSSVVAVLIHKAIGDQLTCMFVDHGLLRKGEAESVMKTFADGFHMNVIKIDARERFMNKLAGVTDPEQKRKIIGNEFIYVFDDEASKLEGMDFLAQGTLYTDIIESGTTTAQTIKSHHNVGGLPEDMQFKLIEPLNTLFKDEVRVLGTELGMPEEIVWRQPFPGPGLGIRIMGAVTEEKLEIVRESDWILRDEISKAGLDRDIWQYFTVLPDIRSVGVMGDARTYDYAIGIRAVTSIDGMTSDWARIPWDVLEKISVRLVNEVSHINRVLYDITSKPPATIEWE, from the coding sequence ATGTTAAAAGAGCAAAAGAAAATTGTGGTTTTGGATTTTGGAAGCCAGTACAACCAATTGATTACACGGCGTATTCGAGAAATTGGAGTTTACAGTGAACTGCATCCTCATACCATTACTGCTGAAGAAATCAAAGAAATGAATGCGACAGGGATTATCTTCTCAGGCGGACCGAATTCCGTTTACGATAAAGATGCTTTTTCAGTAGATGACGCTATTTTCGAAATGGGATTGCCTATTTTAGGAATTTGCTACGGCATGCAATTAATGGCGCTGCATTTGAACGGTAAAGTGGAAAAAGCGCAAAATCGTGAATACGGCAAAGCGGAACTGAAGCTGATCAAAGAAAGTAAGTTATTTAAAGAATTGCCGGAAGAGCAAATTGTCTGGATGAGCCATGGTGACTTGGTTACCGCTGCGCCTCCTGGATTTGATGTAATTGGTACAAGCGCAGGCTGTCCGATTGCCTCTATGGCAGATGAATCCCGCGGTTTTTACGGTGTCCAATTCCACCCGGAAGTGCGCCATTCTATTTACGGCAATGAGTTATTGCGCCAATTCGTCTTTGATGTATGCGGTATGACAGACGATTGGTCAATGGAAAATTACATTGAACTCGAAATCGAGAAGATTCGCGAAGAAGTAGGCGATAAAAAGGTTCTTTGCGCACTTAGCGGCGGTGTAGATTCTTCCGTTGTAGCAGTACTGATCCATAAAGCAATCGGCGATCAACTGACTTGCATGTTTGTTGATCACGGTCTTCTTCGCAAAGGGGAAGCGGAAAGCGTCATGAAAACTTTCGCTGACGGCTTCCACATGAACGTCATCAAAATTGATGCGCGTGAGCGTTTCATGAATAAATTAGCTGGCGTAACAGATCCAGAACAAAAACGGAAAATTATCGGCAACGAGTTTATTTATGTATTTGATGATGAAGCTTCAAAACTTGAAGGCATGGACTTCTTAGCGCAAGGAACGCTTTATACAGATATTATTGAAAGTGGTACAACTACAGCTCAAACGATCAAATCTCACCACAACGTAGGTGGCCTTCCTGAGGATATGCAATTCAAATTAATCGAGCCGTTAAATACTTTGTTTAAAGATGAAGTGCGGGTGCTTGGAACTGAGCTTGGCATGCCCGAAGAAATCGTTTGGCGCCAGCCATTCCCGGGTCCAGGCCTTGGAATTCGCATTATGGGTGCAGTAACAGAAGAAAAACTGGAAATCGTCCGCGAATCTGATTGGATTTTACGCGACGAAATCAGTAAAGCCGGTCTTGACCGTGATATTTGGCAATACTTCACTGTCCTTCCTGACATCCGCAGCGTTGGGGTAATGGGAGATGCCCGCACGTATGATTATGCGATCGGCATCCGAGCGGTTACCTCGATCGATGGCATGACTTCAGATTGGGCGCGCATTCCTTGGGATGTACTGGAGAAAATCAGTGTTCGTTTAGTCAATGAAGTCTCACATATCAACCGTGTATTGTATGACATTACGAGCAAGCCACCTGCCACTATAGAGTGGGAATAA
- a CDS encoding DUF4129 domain-containing transglutaminase family protein: MTSIRKNRWFMAGLYVLVFFLLAEWLTPVMTLTATAYKPLFLMFIGMGLLMALLKVDWRISGPLKLIYILWFIIYVYTGEVFFTSEALAFVWQDTETNISALFSQNWAQTTDIFRTVLFFALLWMAVYLIHYWVSFRLSIFLFYLLTVVFIAVLDTFSPYTGNTAIIRIMVIGLLLAGLLHLARWTERHHIELSSDKIAASVIPLFIMIAASTAFALYLPKTGPVWPDPVPYITSLSSQAGSGPGSTVGRIGYGVNDSQLGGSFIGDSSPVFQAEVTSGQYWKVESKDIYTTKGWELTENVGDSYLYENGDFIATDFTPGDPEEQDTALLSMDQDFPFVLYPYGTESIVMDTELDYQYNSADQRIETYRQGNVYEPEVYEITYSEPTFSLTALRETSDADLAELPAEFDRYLQLPAELPQRVRNLAAEITASSTTIYDKTRDIERYFSNAGFEYSQQDIPVPTENQDYVDQFLFETKRGYCDNFSTSMVVMLRSLDIPARWVKGFNEGELLETDGERDIYQITNNNAHSWVEAYMPDVGWMLFEPTIGFTGSSAVEFDVEVDAAERDEHEMPDRPEPPKPEETEGEAAASGNAGPSIWSRFNAFLDENRSEIGWGFIGLALLTAIFYKVRQKWLPVVLIPYYRLRGGGTPAFEKAYLRLLKQLDLYGIKRREGQTLKSYASYIDTFFGTKDMTRLTNAYEQSIYGGHTDAVEWRELQESWENLIKQTTG, from the coding sequence ATGACTTCCATTCGGAAAAATAGATGGTTTATGGCTGGATTATATGTTTTAGTTTTTTTCCTGCTGGCCGAATGGCTGACTCCGGTTATGACTTTGACAGCTACAGCCTATAAGCCTTTGTTTTTAATGTTTATTGGCATGGGATTGCTGATGGCTTTGTTAAAAGTAGATTGGCGGATTTCAGGGCCATTGAAATTGATTTATATTTTATGGTTTATCATTTATGTGTACACCGGTGAAGTATTTTTCACTTCAGAGGCATTAGCATTTGTCTGGCAAGATACAGAAACGAATATAAGTGCTTTGTTTTCACAGAACTGGGCACAGACGACTGATATTTTTAGAACGGTTTTATTTTTCGCTTTGCTGTGGATGGCCGTTTATTTGATTCACTATTGGGTGAGTTTCCGTTTGAGTATTTTCTTGTTTTACTTGTTAACGGTAGTATTTATCGCTGTTTTGGATACGTTCAGCCCTTATACTGGAAACACTGCAATCATCCGTATTATGGTCATTGGCTTATTGCTTGCGGGACTTCTGCACTTAGCCAGATGGACTGAACGGCATCATATTGAGTTGAGCAGTGATAAAATCGCTGCTTCTGTCATTCCTCTTTTCATTATGATTGCGGCATCCACTGCATTCGCCTTGTATTTGCCGAAAACAGGACCAGTTTGGCCGGATCCCGTGCCATATATTACATCCCTATCAAGTCAAGCGGGAAGCGGACCGGGCAGTACAGTTGGAAGGATTGGATATGGAGTAAATGATTCACAATTGGGTGGATCCTTTATAGGCGACAGTTCTCCGGTGTTTCAAGCGGAAGTGACAAGCGGCCAATATTGGAAAGTAGAGTCAAAAGATATTTATACAACAAAAGGCTGGGAGCTGACAGAAAACGTCGGGGATTCATATCTTTACGAAAATGGGGATTTTATTGCTACTGATTTTACTCCTGGTGATCCGGAAGAACAAGACACCGCTTTACTGTCGATGGATCAAGATTTCCCTTTTGTTTTATACCCATATGGCACAGAATCGATTGTAATGGATACAGAATTGGATTATCAATATAATTCGGCGGACCAGCGGATAGAAACCTATCGGCAAGGCAATGTTTACGAGCCGGAAGTTTACGAGATTACTTACAGCGAACCTACTTTCAGTTTAACGGCATTGCGCGAAACGTCAGACGCTGATTTGGCTGAATTGCCTGCTGAATTTGACCGCTATTTGCAGCTCCCCGCGGAACTGCCGCAAAGAGTCCGGAATTTGGCAGCAGAAATAACGGCGAGCTCGACCACGATATATGACAAAACGCGAGATATCGAACGGTATTTCAGCAATGCGGGATTTGAATACAGCCAGCAGGATATCCCGGTTCCTACTGAAAACCAAGATTACGTGGACCAATTTTTGTTTGAAACGAAAAGGGGATATTGCGATAACTTTTCCACATCGATGGTTGTTATGCTCCGTTCTCTTGATATTCCGGCCCGTTGGGTTAAAGGCTTTAACGAAGGTGAATTGCTGGAGACTGACGGGGAAAGAGATATTTACCAAATCACTAATAATAATGCCCATTCTTGGGTGGAAGCATATATGCCGGATGTAGGTTGGATGCTATTTGAACCAACTATTGGTTTTACTGGCTCCTCGGCTGTAGAATTCGATGTGGAAGTGGATGCGGCAGAAAGGGATGAGCACGAAATGCCGGATCGCCCTGAACCGCCAAAACCGGAAGAAACAGAAGGTGAAGCTGCTGCTTCAGGGAATGCAGGGCCTTCCATATGGAGCCGCTTTAATGCATTTTTAGACGAAAACCGAAGTGAAATCGGTTGGGGTTTTATCGGGCTAGCCCTGCTGACAGCCATATTTTATAAGGTTCGCCAGAAATGGCTGCCAGTCGTGCTGATTCCCTATTACCGGCTTCGCGGCGGCGGAACTCCTGCTTTCGAAAAAGCGTATTTGCGGCTGTTGAAACAGCTGGATCTGTATGGCATTAAAAGAAGAGAAGGCCAGACTTTAAAATCGTACGCGTCTTACATCGATACGTTTTTCGGCACCAAAGATATGACCCGTTTAACGAATGCTTATGAGCAGTCAATATACGGCGGGCATACAGATGCCGTTGAATGGCGGGAATTGCAGGAAAGTTGGGAAAATTTAATCAAACAAACAACCGGTTGA
- a CDS encoding nicotinate phosphoribosyltransferase, which yields MQKSYSDDSLALHTDLYQINMSESYWADGMHERKAVFELFFRKLPFGNGYAIFAGLERVLDYLRDFRFTESDLAYLQEEVGYKEDFIEYLRTVRFTGNVYSVLEGELVFQNEPLLRIEAPLVEAQLIETALLNIVNYQTLIATKASRIKQIVKEQRVMEFGTRRAQEMDAAIWGTRAAFIGGLEATSNVRAGKRFGLPVAGTHAHSMVQAYKDEYEAFHSYAKRHKDCVFLVDTYDTLKSGVPTAIRVAQELGDKINFQGIRLDSGDIAFLSKEARKMLDEAGFPEAEIVVSNDLDEYTILNLKAQGARVDSWGIGTKLITAYDQPALGAVYKIVAIENEHGEMEDTIKISGNAEKVTTPGMKNVYRIIDRENGKSEGDYITLQDENPAEEDHLKMFHPVHTYVSKFVSNFDAVDIHHQVIKDGEIIYENPSVQEMQQFAAKNLELLWDEYKRSLNPEEYPVDLSQKCWDNKMRNIQEVKDMIQQLTGK from the coding sequence ATGCAGAAAAGTTATTCAGATGACAGTTTAGCCTTACATACCGATTTGTACCAAATCAATATGTCCGAATCTTACTGGGCAGATGGAATGCATGAACGAAAAGCCGTATTTGAACTTTTTTTCCGGAAGCTGCCGTTTGGCAACGGCTATGCCATATTCGCCGGATTGGAACGGGTATTGGATTACTTAAGAGATTTCCGTTTTACTGAAAGTGATCTTGCCTATCTTCAAGAAGAAGTCGGCTATAAAGAGGACTTTATCGAATATTTGCGGACAGTCCGTTTTACAGGCAATGTGTATTCCGTTCTTGAAGGAGAACTGGTTTTTCAGAATGAGCCGCTGCTGCGGATTGAAGCACCGTTAGTTGAAGCGCAATTGATCGAAACGGCGCTTTTGAACATTGTTAATTACCAAACTTTAATCGCGACTAAAGCAAGCCGGATTAAACAAATTGTTAAAGAACAGCGGGTCATGGAATTCGGCACCAGACGGGCACAGGAAATGGATGCAGCTATTTGGGGCACGCGCGCCGCATTTATCGGAGGGCTAGAAGCCACGAGCAATGTACGGGCAGGGAAACGGTTCGGCCTTCCTGTTGCCGGGACTCATGCCCACTCGATGGTACAGGCTTATAAAGATGAATATGAAGCATTTCATTCGTATGCGAAACGCCATAAAGATTGTGTGTTTCTAGTGGATACTTACGATACGCTGAAATCGGGTGTGCCGACTGCTATCCGGGTAGCGCAAGAATTAGGAGATAAAATCAATTTCCAAGGCATTCGGCTGGATAGCGGTGATATCGCGTTCTTATCGAAAGAAGCAAGAAAAATGCTGGATGAAGCAGGCTTCCCGGAAGCGGAAATTGTTGTTTCGAACGATCTGGATGAATACACCATTCTAAACTTAAAAGCACAAGGAGCTAGAGTGGATTCATGGGGAATCGGGACTAAACTGATTACAGCATATGATCAGCCGGCACTCGGTGCAGTTTATAAAATCGTAGCCATTGAAAATGAACACGGCGAAATGGAAGATACCATTAAAATTTCCGGAAATGCGGAAAAAGTTACAACTCCTGGCATGAAAAACGTTTACCGGATTATAGATAGGGAAAATGGAAAGTCAGAGGGCGATTATATTACATTGCAGGATGAGAACCCAGCTGAAGAAGATCACTTGAAGATGTTCCATCCTGTCCATACCTACGTTTCAAAATTTGTTTCCAATTTTGATGCAGTGGATATCCATCATCAAGTCATCAAAGATGGAGAAATCATATATGAAAACCCATCTGTACAAGAAATGCAGCAATTTGCGGCAAAAAATTTGGAGTTGCTTTGGGATGAATACAAGCGTTCATTGAATCCGGAAGAATATCCTGTAGATTTAAGCCAAAAATGCTGGGACAATAAAATGCGCAATATCCAAGAAGTGAAAGATATGATCCAACAGCTTACTGGGAAATAA
- a CDS encoding DUF58 domain-containing protein: protein MIVPGFRKSYSWTYEIEQMPRGEHILEGVQIEIADFFGWVRKSRLVPLQQKVLVYPNTVEMPYRPMESKYDHGSMAAPFTLVKDTTMATGIRDYHPGDRVSWIHWKSFARTQTMRTKEFEDRQSQDLFLMDDRVPSEKFENQVELVASILQAIVRANSSVAYLSVGDTRNYFPVIQTEEHLHRIMYHLTKVQADLEKPVEEAANRDLQKIQASSLLYVTSHLTIDMVKVIQRNVKHLNTCMCLIVMNKGERPSPKDEMAHQFARSKGFIVKRVSPENFASVFTEVNGK from the coding sequence ATGATCGTTCCAGGGTTTCGAAAATCCTATTCCTGGACCTATGAAATTGAGCAAATGCCTCGCGGAGAACATATCCTTGAAGGAGTTCAGATAGAAATTGCTGATTTTTTTGGCTGGGTCCGTAAAAGCAGGCTAGTGCCTTTGCAGCAAAAAGTGCTCGTTTACCCTAATACGGTTGAAATGCCTTATCGGCCGATGGAGTCCAAATATGACCATGGTTCAATGGCTGCTCCTTTTACTTTGGTGAAAGACACGACCATGGCTACCGGCATCCGCGATTATCATCCCGGCGATCGGGTCTCGTGGATTCACTGGAAATCTTTTGCCCGAACTCAAACAATGAGAACGAAAGAGTTTGAAGATCGGCAATCACAGGACTTATTCTTAATGGATGACCGGGTTCCTTCAGAAAAATTTGAAAATCAAGTTGAATTAGTGGCTTCGATTCTACAAGCAATTGTCCGGGCGAATTCCAGTGTAGCTTATTTATCTGTTGGAGATACGCGCAATTATTTTCCGGTGATCCAGACGGAAGAACATCTGCACCGAATTATGTACCATTTGACAAAAGTGCAAGCTGATTTGGAAAAGCCCGTAGAAGAAGCTGCGAATCGTGATTTGCAAAAAATACAAGCTTCGAGTTTGTTGTATGTTACCAGCCATCTAACGATTGATATGGTAAAAGTTATTCAGCGGAACGTAAAACACTTGAACACATGCATGTGTTTAATCGTGATGAACAAAGGAGAGCGACCTTCACCTAAAGATGAGATGGCCCATCAATTTGCCCGTTCCAAAGGATTTATTGTTAAGCGAGTCAGCCCTGAGAATTTTGCATCGGTATTCACGGAGGTGAACGGCAAATGA
- the nadE gene encoding ammonia-dependent NAD(+) synthetase produces the protein MTELQKKIIEELKVQPSINPKEEIGRTVSFLKEYLAHHSFLKGYVLGISGGQDSTLVGKLAQMAVDELNGEAGEEKYSFYAVRLPYGEQFDEHDAQDAVDFINPTKIYTVNIKEAVDASKRALDAVGIELTDFAKGNEKARERMKVQFSIAATHNAVVLGTDHAAEAITGFYTKFGDGAADVTPLFRLNKRQGRAILKELGAPEHLYMKIPTADLEEDKPAIPDEVALGLTYDMIDDYLEGKKIPEDAQEKLEDYYLRSQHKRHLPVTIFDDFWK, from the coding sequence ATGACAGAGTTGCAAAAGAAAATCATTGAAGAACTTAAGGTTCAACCTTCCATAAATCCAAAAGAAGAAATTGGCCGTACTGTTTCATTTTTAAAAGAGTATTTGGCTCATCACTCCTTTTTAAAAGGGTACGTATTAGGAATTTCCGGCGGACAAGATTCCACTTTAGTCGGGAAGTTGGCACAAATGGCAGTCGATGAACTTAATGGCGAAGCCGGTGAAGAAAAATACAGCTTCTATGCTGTCCGGCTGCCTTACGGGGAACAATTCGATGAACACGACGCACAAGATGCCGTCGATTTTATCAATCCGACTAAAATTTATACAGTCAATATCAAAGAAGCAGTAGATGCCAGCAAACGGGCGCTTGATGCAGTTGGCATTGAATTGACGGACTTCGCTAAAGGAAATGAAAAAGCTCGTGAACGGATGAAAGTGCAGTTTTCAATAGCAGCTACGCACAATGCAGTCGTCTTAGGGACGGACCACGCCGCTGAAGCGATTACCGGTTTTTATACCAAGTTCGGAGATGGCGCGGCGGATGTTACACCGCTGTTCCGCTTAAACAAGCGGCAAGGCCGCGCAATATTGAAAGAGCTAGGGGCGCCGGAGCATTTGTATATGAAAATACCGACAGCGGATTTAGAAGAAGATAAACCGGCAATTCCAGACGAAGTAGCATTGGGATTGACGTATGACATGATAGATGACTATTTGGAAGGCAAGAAAATTCCAGAAGATGCGCAGGAAAAGCTGGAAGACTATTATTTGCGCTCTCAGCATAAACGGCATTTGCCCGTCACCATATTTGATGATTTTTGGAAATAA
- a CDS encoding NCS2 family permease: MKKYFQFEELGTNYRREIIGGLTTFLAMAYILVVNPLTLTLSSIPDLPAEMYMDYGSVFMATALAAAVGCLMMGIVARYPIALAPGMGLNAFFAYTVILTYGVPWQTALTGVLFSGLIFIVLSLSGIREMIINAIPNDLKLAVGAGIGLYITFIGLQNSGIIVANEATMVGLGDLSMPSTLLAIFGMFVTVILMVRRVKGGIFFGMLIAAVVGMIFQVVDLPKAIVDFNVPSMAPTFGVAFEPIINDFGSLVNIEFLVIVLTFLFVDFFDTAGTLVAVATQARLIKDDKLPRAGRALLADAVATVSGAIFGTSTTTSYIESSAGVAAGARSGFAAVVTGLLFLISIFFYPLLEVITSAVTAPALIIVGVLMVSALGRIDWSKFEIAVPAFLTMIAMPLGYSIATGIAIGFIFYPVTMITAGKWKQVHPIMYGLFVIFVLYFVFIA; the protein is encoded by the coding sequence ATGAAAAAGTATTTTCAGTTCGAAGAGCTGGGAACCAATTATCGCCGTGAAATAATCGGCGGCTTAACAACATTTCTAGCGATGGCTTACATTTTAGTGGTCAATCCTTTGACGCTGACTTTAAGTTCAATCCCGGATTTGCCTGCTGAAATGTACATGGATTACGGCTCCGTATTTATGGCGACGGCTTTGGCGGCTGCAGTAGGGTGTTTAATGATGGGGATTGTCGCAAGATATCCAATAGCACTTGCACCTGGTATGGGTTTAAATGCATTTTTTGCTTATACAGTTATTTTAACTTACGGTGTGCCGTGGCAAACCGCTTTAACTGGTGTTTTATTTTCTGGACTAATTTTTATCGTTCTTTCATTGTCCGGGATCCGTGAAATGATTATCAATGCAATCCCTAATGACTTGAAATTGGCGGTTGGAGCGGGGATTGGACTTTACATCACATTTATCGGTCTGCAAAATTCCGGAATTATTGTGGCCAATGAAGCAACGATGGTCGGTCTTGGAGATTTATCAATGCCTTCAACGCTGCTGGCCATTTTTGGAATGTTTGTTACTGTAATTCTTATGGTTCGCCGTGTTAAAGGCGGAATTTTCTTCGGGATGCTGATTGCGGCTGTAGTGGGTATGATCTTCCAAGTGGTTGATTTACCTAAAGCAATCGTCGATTTTAATGTTCCGAGTATGGCTCCGACATTTGGAGTGGCTTTCGAGCCAATCATTAATGACTTTGGTTCTTTGGTAAATATTGAGTTTCTGGTTATTGTCTTAACATTTCTGTTTGTGGACTTCTTTGATACTGCCGGAACTTTGGTGGCAGTTGCCACTCAGGCTCGATTGATTAAAGATGATAAACTTCCACGTGCTGGAAGAGCGTTATTGGCAGATGCGGTTGCAACAGTAAGTGGAGCAATCTTTGGGACTTCGACGACAACATCTTATATCGAATCCAGCGCAGGAGTGGCTGCAGGAGCTCGCTCGGGGTTTGCTGCAGTTGTAACCGGATTACTATTTTTGATTTCCATATTCTTTTATCCGTTATTAGAAGTAATTACGAGTGCTGTAACTGCTCCTGCTTTAATTATTGTAGGTGTGCTGATGGTTTCAGCTTTAGGAAGAATCGATTGGTCGAAATTCGAAATCGCTGTACCTGCTTTCCTAACAATGATAGCGATGCCGCTTGGTTATAGTATTGCAACAGGTATTGCTATTGGTTTTATTTTCTATCCTGTTACGATGATCACCGCTGGCAAGTGGAAGCAAGTGCATCCGATTATGTATGGGTTGTTTGTGATCTTCGTTCTTTATTTTGTGTTCATCGCTTAA
- a CDS encoding DUF2179 domain-containing protein — translation MVIIIFSINIVYVTFFTIRMIMTLKGYRYIAAVVSMVEVVIYIVGLGLVLDNLDQIQNLVAYAIGYGSGVIIGSIIEEKMALGYITVNVITSDENQLLPKKLREKGYGVTDWIANGMEGGRHSMQILTPRKMELQLYAVIKELDPKAFIIAYEPKTIHGGFWVKQVRKGKLFK, via the coding sequence ATGGTTATTATTATTTTCTCTATAAATATCGTTTATGTAACCTTCTTTACAATACGGATGATTATGACGCTTAAAGGTTATCGTTATATTGCTGCGGTTGTGAGTATGGTCGAAGTAGTTATTTATATAGTAGGTTTAGGACTTGTTTTAGACAACTTGGATCAGATTCAGAATTTGGTAGCTTATGCAATTGGTTATGGATCAGGCGTGATTATAGGATCGATAATTGAAGAGAAAATGGCACTTGGCTATATCACCGTGAATGTTATCACCAGTGATGAAAATCAATTACTTCCGAAGAAATTGCGGGAGAAAGGTTATGGAGTGACAGACTGGATAGCTAACGGCATGGAAGGCGGGCGGCATTCTATGCAAATTTTAACGCCACGCAAAATGGAGCTTCAATTATATGCGGTTATTAAAGAGCTAGACCCGAAAGCTTTTATCATCGCTTATGAACCAAAAACAATCCATGGCGGATTCTGGGTGAAACAAGTAAGGAAAGGAAAGTTATTTAAATGA